From the Psychrobacillus sp. FSL K6-4046 genome, one window contains:
- the mnmA gene encoding tRNA 2-thiouridine(34) synthase MnmA produces the protein MMKKKEDTRVVVGMSGGVDSSVAAYLLKEQGYDVIGIFMKNWDDTDENGVCTATEDYEDVIKVCNQIGIPYYAVNFEKQYWDKVFSYFLEEYKAGRTPNPDVMCNKEIKFKAFLEYALALGADYLATGHYAQVEVKEGQTRMLRGKDNNKDQTYFLNQLNQEQLEKVMFPIGHLEKKKVREIALEQGLATATKKDSTGICFIGERNFKEFLSQYLPAKQGTMETMDGQVMGKHDGLMYYTIGQRHGLGIGGAGDPWFVIGKDLARNVLLVGQNINNDALFSTSLTATDLSFTTTLDKPSSFTCTAKFRYRQEDVGVHVELLSENRVRVVFDQPVRAITPGQAVVFYQGDECLGGATIDEVFKDGLKLDYVG, from the coding sequence ATGATGAAGAAAAAAGAAGATACAAGAGTAGTAGTAGGTATGTCTGGAGGAGTTGATTCCTCCGTAGCTGCTTATCTGCTAAAAGAGCAAGGTTACGATGTAATCGGTATATTTATGAAAAACTGGGATGACACCGACGAAAACGGTGTATGTACAGCAACAGAGGATTACGAAGATGTTATAAAGGTTTGTAATCAAATTGGTATCCCTTATTATGCCGTTAACTTTGAAAAACAGTATTGGGATAAAGTATTTTCATACTTTTTAGAAGAATACAAGGCGGGCAGAACGCCAAACCCTGATGTAATGTGTAACAAGGAAATTAAATTTAAAGCATTTTTAGAGTATGCATTGGCACTTGGAGCTGATTATCTTGCAACAGGACATTATGCACAAGTAGAAGTTAAAGAAGGCCAAACGAGAATGCTGCGTGGTAAGGACAATAACAAAGACCAAACCTATTTCTTAAATCAACTTAACCAAGAGCAATTAGAAAAGGTTATGTTTCCAATCGGTCATTTAGAGAAGAAAAAAGTCCGTGAGATAGCATTAGAACAAGGTCTAGCAACTGCAACTAAGAAAGACTCTACTGGTATTTGCTTTATAGGTGAAAGAAACTTTAAAGAATTTTTAAGTCAGTACTTACCAGCTAAGCAAGGTACTATGGAAACAATGGACGGTCAAGTAATGGGCAAACATGATGGCTTAATGTATTACACAATTGGACAACGCCATGGTTTAGGTATTGGTGGAGCTGGAGACCCTTGGTTTGTTATCGGAAAAGACCTAGCAAGAAATGTTTTATTAGTCGGTCAGAATATTAATAATGACGCCTTGTTCTCTACGAGTCTTACAGCTACTGATTTATCATTTACAACTACGCTAGACAAACCATCTTCCTTTACGTGTACAGCGAAATTCCGCTATCGTCAGGAAGATGTCGGAGTTCACGTAGAGCTACTGTCTGAAAATCGTGTTCGTGTAGTATTTGATCAGCCAGTTCGCGCTATCACTCCAGGACAAGCAGTTGTTTTCTATCAAGGAGATGAGTGTCTTGGTGGAGCGACGATAGACGAGGTTTTTAAAGATGGACTTAAATTGGATTACGTTGGTTAA
- a CDS encoding MFS transporter — MTIISIASIPLVMTLGNSMLIPVLPILEKKVDISSFQSSMIITSYSIAAIILIPVAGYLSDRFGRKKIILPCLLLALIGGLIAGMASWKMDSPYMMIIIGRVLQGMGAAGAMPIVLPLVGDLFKDDPEKTSSTLGLIETSNTFGKVLSPILGSAIAAVLWFFPFFSISIFSAIAFILILFFVKVPKGDNEEPDKLKEFLNKVKETFKAEGKWLTSVFLNGIFAMFVLFGVLFYLSEILEKIHDIKGIKKGFVLAIPLLFLCIASFITGRKIKGQLKTIKRLMIITLIVASASVVFIGFVKDSIFLLIAVSSILGIAIGAILPVLDAIITENIKKEERGTISSFYSSARFLGVAAGPPILSLVMKNYINPFYIGCGVLGIILTFLVFKLVKVSEIEKKDEKPA; from the coding sequence ATGACTATTATTAGTATAGCTTCGATTCCATTAGTGATGACACTGGGGAACTCCATGCTTATTCCCGTGCTTCCAATACTGGAGAAAAAGGTAGATATTAGTTCTTTTCAATCAAGTATGATTATAACTAGCTACTCAATTGCTGCCATCATTCTTATTCCAGTCGCTGGCTATTTATCTGATCGATTTGGGAGAAAGAAAATTATATTGCCTTGCTTACTTTTAGCATTGATCGGTGGTCTTATAGCTGGAATGGCCTCCTGGAAAATGGACAGTCCTTACATGATGATCATTATTGGTAGGGTTTTGCAAGGTATGGGTGCTGCCGGTGCTATGCCGATTGTCTTGCCTCTAGTAGGTGATTTGTTTAAAGATGACCCCGAGAAGACAAGCTCCACCTTAGGTCTGATTGAGACATCCAATACTTTTGGTAAAGTTTTAAGCCCTATCCTAGGTTCAGCTATAGCTGCTGTATTATGGTTCTTCCCATTTTTCTCTATCTCTATTTTTAGCGCCATCGCCTTCATACTCATATTATTTTTCGTTAAAGTTCCTAAAGGAGATAACGAAGAACCAGATAAACTTAAGGAATTCTTAAACAAGGTCAAGGAAACATTTAAAGCTGAAGGTAAGTGGTTAACCTCGGTATTTTTAAATGGAATATTTGCGATGTTCGTTCTTTTCGGGGTTCTATTTTATCTATCAGAAATATTGGAGAAAATTCATGATATTAAAGGAATTAAAAAAGGGTTTGTATTAGCCATTCCTTTATTATTCTTATGTATTGCATCCTTTATTACTGGCAGAAAGATCAAGGGACAATTAAAAACGATTAAACGTCTAATGATTATTACACTCATCGTTGCTTCGGCAAGTGTTGTATTTATAGGATTTGTAAAAGACAGCATCTTTTTGTTAATCGCCGTTTCCAGCATTCTTGGAATCGCAATTGGTGCCATCCTTCCTGTTTTAGATGCGATTATTACTGAAAACATAAAAAAAGAAGAACGAGGAACCATTTCTTCCTTTTACAGCTCTGCTCGTTTTTTAGGAGTAGCAGCAGGACCACCTATCCTATCATTAGTCATGAAAAACTATATCAATCCTTTTTATATAGGCTGTGGTGTTCTAGGAATTATACTCACGTTTCTTGTCTTTAAGCTGGTTAAAGTTAGTGAAATCGAAAAAAAAGATGAAAAGCCCGCTTAA
- a CDS encoding tRNA threonylcarbamoyladenosine dehydratase, protein MLHQFSRNELAIGREGVELLKNTTVAILGVGGVGSFAAEACARSGVGRIILVDKDNVDITNINRQLVAYMSTVGRSKSEVMKERIADINPDCEVIDMHMFYTEETYEQFFDMKIDYVIDASDTIIYKIHLMKECLKRGIKIISSMGAANKTDPTRFKIVDISKTHTDPLAKVIRTKLRKEDRITKGIPVVFSDESPIVVREDVVETVGKPDAAIRKAKMPPSSNAFVPSVVGLICASWVINDITKNITINRVQ, encoded by the coding sequence ATGTTACATCAATTTTCTAGAAATGAACTTGCGATAGGAAGAGAAGGAGTAGAGCTGTTAAAGAATACAACAGTAGCTATTTTGGGTGTAGGAGGCGTTGGGTCATTTGCCGCGGAAGCATGCGCCCGAAGTGGTGTGGGTAGAATTATTTTAGTAGATAAGGACAATGTGGATATAACAAATATTAATCGTCAATTAGTAGCTTACATGTCTACTGTAGGACGATCAAAGTCTGAGGTAATGAAAGAAAGAATCGCAGACATTAATCCAGATTGTGAAGTAATTGATATGCATATGTTCTATACCGAAGAAACGTATGAACAATTTTTTGATATGAAAATTGATTATGTTATAGATGCATCGGATACAATAATATATAAAATTCATTTGATGAAAGAATGTTTAAAGCGTGGCATTAAAATAATTTCTAGTATGGGAGCTGCCAACAAAACAGATCCAACTAGATTTAAAATTGTTGATATTTCTAAGACACATACCGATCCACTTGCTAAAGTAATCCGTACAAAGTTACGTAAGGAAGATCGGATCACTAAAGGAATTCCAGTTGTATTTTCAGATGAAAGTCCCATTGTAGTAAGAGAAGACGTAGTAGAAACAGTTGGAAAGCCAGATGCTGCTATCCGTAAAGCTAAGATGCCACCATCCTCTAATGCATTTGTGCCCTCTGTCGTTGGCTTAATTTGTGCTAGTTGGGTAATAAATGACATTACAAAAAATATTACAATTAATAGAGTGCAGTAA
- a CDS encoding ATP-dependent RecD-like DNA helicase: MTNEINNEKQFISGRPIVSIFHNPQNLFSIIKLKIKSTNTTYTDKEIIVTGYFPQLVLEEAYKFTGVIKNHPKYGIQFQVETFQKEVPATETGIVHYLSSDMFPGIGRKTAELIVKKLGENAINRILDDPASLDIIPKLGEDKKQTIRATLEQNLGLEKVMIQLNEWGFGPQVAMKIYQAYREETIAKLTENPYRLIEDVEGVGFVRADELGYKLGIKGNHPDRIKAAIYHLLQTSSLSEGHVFQYAEQLLEDVKRMLENAQREEISYESITQCCIELAEESRIVGEVNKFYIPSLYFSEVGISSKVETLLMDKDIHQFPLKEIKKHLGPLEKRLGVKYANTQIKAIETALNSNITLLTGGPGTGKTTVVRGIVELYSELHGLSLDPKEWAKEQKPFPIVLAAPTGRAAKRLSESTDLPAMTIHRLLGFNGQEDTDTEGKEIEGRLVIIDETSMLDTWLGHQLLKAIPKDAQVIFVGDQDQLPPVGPGQVLKDLLASKRIPTVELVDIYRQSEGSSIIELAHEMKQGSVPATLTAKTKDRSFIKATTEQIPKVVEQVLKAALSKGQSIREIQVLAPMYRGPAGIDALNKMIQEMVNPNTDGTRKEMTFGDTIYRIGDKVLQLVNQPESNVFNGDMGEVVAIFRANETVEKKEMLVVSFDGNEVTYEKNDLNQITLAYCCSVHKSQGSEFQTVIMPVTRSYMKMLRRNLLYTGITRAKNFLILCGDPEVFKFGVERTDDLQRLTTLKERLADEVKEEIETKSTSSVSTEKSSTEVTLSVEADEVDSTYLSADNYHLIDPLIGMKGITPYEFLDTD, encoded by the coding sequence ATGACAAATGAAATAAATAACGAAAAACAATTTATATCAGGTCGACCAATCGTCTCTATCTTTCATAATCCACAAAATCTATTCTCCATTATTAAACTAAAGATAAAATCCACTAATACTACATACACAGATAAAGAAATAATTGTTACAGGTTATTTCCCCCAGTTAGTTTTAGAAGAAGCGTATAAATTTACAGGTGTTATTAAAAATCACCCAAAGTATGGGATACAGTTTCAAGTCGAAACGTTCCAAAAGGAGGTCCCAGCAACAGAGACAGGGATTGTTCATTATCTATCTAGTGATATGTTTCCTGGGATAGGTAGGAAGACAGCGGAGCTTATTGTTAAAAAACTAGGAGAAAATGCGATTAATCGAATTTTAGATGATCCAGCGTCTCTAGATATTATTCCAAAGCTAGGTGAAGATAAAAAACAAACTATTAGAGCCACATTAGAACAAAATTTAGGATTAGAAAAAGTGATGATTCAGTTAAACGAGTGGGGTTTTGGTCCCCAAGTTGCCATGAAAATCTATCAGGCATATAGAGAAGAAACAATTGCTAAGTTAACAGAAAACCCATATCGTTTAATAGAAGATGTAGAGGGGGTTGGTTTTGTACGTGCCGACGAGTTAGGTTATAAGCTCGGGATAAAAGGAAATCATCCGGATCGTATAAAAGCAGCGATATACCATTTACTTCAAACTTCTTCACTTAGTGAGGGTCATGTCTTTCAATATGCTGAGCAGCTTTTAGAAGACGTTAAAAGAATGCTTGAAAATGCACAAAGAGAAGAAATCTCTTACGAGTCAATAACACAATGTTGTATAGAGCTAGCTGAGGAAAGTAGGATTGTTGGTGAGGTAAATAAATTTTATATCCCATCTCTATACTTTTCAGAGGTAGGAATCAGCTCCAAGGTAGAAACTTTACTAATGGATAAAGATATTCACCAATTTCCTTTAAAAGAAATTAAGAAGCATTTAGGTCCTTTAGAAAAGCGTCTTGGCGTTAAATATGCCAATACACAAATCAAGGCTATTGAAACAGCTCTTAATTCGAATATTACCTTATTAACGGGAGGACCTGGGACGGGAAAAACAACCGTTGTACGAGGAATTGTAGAACTATACTCTGAACTGCACGGGCTGTCCTTAGATCCAAAGGAATGGGCGAAGGAGCAAAAGCCCTTTCCAATTGTTCTGGCTGCACCTACCGGTAGAGCAGCTAAGCGATTAAGTGAATCTACAGATCTGCCTGCAATGACCATTCATAGATTACTTGGCTTTAATGGCCAAGAGGACACCGATACAGAAGGTAAAGAAATTGAAGGAAGGCTAGTTATTATTGATGAGACCTCTATGCTAGATACTTGGCTAGGTCATCAGCTTTTAAAAGCTATCCCTAAGGATGCTCAGGTTATTTTTGTTGGTGACCAAGACCAGCTCCCGCCTGTTGGTCCAGGTCAGGTATTAAAGGACTTACTGGCATCTAAAAGAATTCCAACAGTAGAACTGGTTGATATTTATCGACAATCAGAGGGATCCTCCATTATAGAATTAGCACATGAAATGAAACAAGGAAGTGTACCTGCTACACTTACCGCTAAAACAAAAGATCGATCCTTTATCAAGGCAACGACTGAACAAATCCCTAAAGTAGTAGAACAAGTGTTAAAGGCGGCATTGTCTAAAGGTCAATCCATTCGAGAGATACAAGTGCTAGCTCCTATGTATAGAGGGCCTGCTGGAATAGATGCGTTAAATAAAATGATTCAAGAGATGGTCAATCCGAATACCGATGGAACACGTAAGGAAATGACCTTTGGAGATACAATTTATCGGATAGGCGATAAAGTACTTCAGCTAGTAAATCAACCGGAAAGTAACGTTTTTAATGGTGATATGGGGGAAGTTGTTGCTATTTTTAGAGCCAATGAAACGGTTGAGAAGAAAGAGATGCTTGTTGTCTCTTTTGATGGCAATGAAGTTACGTATGAAAAGAATGACTTAAATCAAATTACTCTAGCGTATTGTTGCTCCGTTCATAAATCACAGGGTAGTGAGTTCCAAACAGTCATTATGCCTGTTACGAGAAGCTATATGAAAATGCTTAGACGTAACTTGCTTTACACTGGAATTACTCGTGCTAAAAATTTCTTAATTCTTTGTGGAGATCCAGAGGTATTTAAATTTGGCGTTGAACGAACAGATGACTTGCAGCGTTTAACTACATTAAAAGAACGTTTAGCAGATGAAGTAAAAGAAGAAATAGAGACAAAATCTACATCATCTGTATCTACAGAAAAAAGTAGTACTGAAGTGACGTTGTCTGTTGAGGCGGATGAAGTGGACTCAACATATTTGTCAGCAGATAATTATCATTTAATCGATCCTCTTATAGGTATGAAGGGTATTACCCCATATGAGTTCTTAGATACCGATTGA
- a CDS encoding replication-associated recombination protein A, with translation MQNEPLAYRMRPQTIDEIAGQQHVIGKNTALYKMIINGHVPSMLLYGDPGVGKTSLAFAIAGTTKLPFVALNATKAGKKDVEDVVADARISGKIILFLDEIHRFNKLQQDTLLPHVENGSIILIGATTENPFHDVNPAIRSRCGEIKQLKRLTTEDVDVLLKRALEDSVKGLGKTPIKITEEQRLKIADASNGDARKALTLLESTIFASFEEDGITVVEDSTLDSLIDRVGVFGDKKGSHFYNLLSALQKSVRGSDTDAALYYLAHLLENGDLVAVSRRLLVMSYEDIGLANPAVGPQVLAAIQSAERLGLPEARIPLANAVVLMCLSEKSNSAYVALDKAISSIHAGKTGDIPSHLKDTHYAGAKELGHGGYVYPHDHKIGTFGGWVKQTYLPDSLVGTRFYDPIDAGEEKRLAAIYNRLENFKKEK, from the coding sequence TTGCAAAATGAACCATTAGCCTATCGAATGAGACCACAAACAATAGATGAAATTGCAGGACAGCAACATGTAATTGGGAAGAATACAGCCTTATATAAAATGATTATCAATGGGCATGTTCCCTCCATGCTTCTGTACGGAGATCCAGGTGTAGGCAAAACCTCTTTGGCTTTTGCCATAGCTGGAACAACCAAGCTCCCTTTTGTCGCCTTAAATGCAACTAAAGCTGGGAAGAAAGACGTGGAGGATGTTGTGGCCGACGCAAGAATCAGTGGAAAGATTATATTATTTTTAGACGAAATTCATCGATTCAACAAACTACAGCAAGATACTCTTTTGCCACATGTTGAAAATGGTTCTATCATTCTGATCGGTGCAACAACGGAAAATCCTTTCCATGATGTCAATCCAGCGATCCGCTCCCGTTGTGGAGAGATTAAACAGTTGAAGCGGCTTACTACGGAGGATGTAGACGTTCTTCTAAAAAGAGCTTTAGAGGATAGCGTTAAAGGTCTCGGTAAAACCCCTATTAAAATAACAGAAGAACAACGATTAAAGATTGCAGATGCCTCGAATGGTGATGCTCGTAAGGCTTTGACTCTATTAGAATCAACTATTTTTGCAAGCTTTGAAGAAGATGGTATTACCGTAGTAGAAGATTCTACGCTGGATAGCCTTATTGATCGCGTAGGTGTATTTGGAGATAAAAAGGGCTCTCACTTTTATAACTTATTATCAGCCCTTCAAAAATCAGTGAGAGGTAGTGATACGGACGCAGCTTTATATTATCTTGCACACCTTTTAGAAAATGGGGATTTGGTAGCTGTCAGTAGAAGACTTTTGGTAATGAGCTATGAGGATATTGGACTTGCCAATCCTGCAGTAGGACCACAAGTATTAGCAGCAATTCAATCAGCAGAAAGACTAGGGCTTCCAGAAGCGCGTATTCCCCTCGCTAATGCAGTAGTTTTAATGTGCTTATCCGAGAAATCCAACTCTGCATATGTAGCACTCGATAAGGCGATTAGCAGTATCCACGCAGGTAAAACCGGGGATATTCCAAGTCATTTAAAGGATACTCATTACGCTGGTGCGAAGGAACTTGGGCATGGGGGCTATGTATATCCTCATGATCATAAAATAGGAACGTTCGGCGGTTGGGTGAAACAAACCTATCTTCCAGATAGTTTAGTCGGTACAAGATTTTATGATCCGATAGATGCTGGAGAAGAAAAGCGATTGGCAGCTATTTATAATCGTTTGGAAAACTTTAAGAAGGAAAAATAA
- a CDS encoding Rrf2 family transcriptional regulator — MKFSTKGRYGLTIMVALGKQYGEGPHALRQIATEHSLSEAYLEQIVSPLRNAGLVKSVRGAYGGYMLSKAPNEITAGDVIRVLEGPIQIVEGIDEEAAPQRELWLRIRDAVKNVLDTTTIEDLSKYTEENPDLEGYMFYI; from the coding sequence TTGAAATTTTCAACAAAGGGTCGGTATGGACTTACCATCATGGTAGCTTTAGGGAAACAGTATGGAGAAGGTCCACATGCTTTACGACAAATTGCTACGGAGCACTCCTTATCTGAAGCTTACTTAGAACAAATTGTATCACCCTTACGTAATGCTGGCTTAGTAAAAAGTGTTAGAGGAGCGTATGGTGGTTATATGCTATCTAAAGCGCCAAATGAGATAACTGCTGGCGACGTTATTCGTGTATTAGAGGGTCCAATTCAAATTGTAGAAGGTATAGATGAGGAAGCAGCGCCACAGCGCGAGCTTTGGTTAAGAATTCGTGATGCAGTTAAAAATGTGCTTGATACGACAACGATTGAAGATTTGTCCAAATACACTGAAGAAAACCCTGATTTGGAAGGGTACATGTTTTATATATAA
- a CDS encoding tetratricopeptide repeat protein, with the protein MNYNELGIQAIQEENYEKAAEWFNKAIEENPEESIGFINFGNLLASMNENERAERFFQKAITLDEKAATAFYSLANLYYNTERFEEAAKLYEKAITNGIEGPDAYFMLGKSFQKIDQTKLALPYLQRAYELDETQDIQIKLTYGIALASLEMFDVAEPIFKEILELDPENADAHYNMGVLYAVSTSDTESALKHLKAAFTIQPNYDQARYVYDMISLRN; encoded by the coding sequence TTGAATTACAATGAACTAGGGATACAAGCAATACAAGAAGAAAATTATGAAAAAGCAGCAGAATGGTTTAACAAAGCAATTGAAGAAAACCCAGAAGAATCAATCGGATTTATCAACTTTGGAAACCTACTAGCTTCTATGAATGAAAATGAACGTGCAGAACGCTTTTTTCAAAAGGCGATCACATTAGACGAAAAAGCTGCAACAGCCTTTTATAGCCTAGCTAATTTGTATTATAATACAGAGCGCTTTGAAGAAGCAGCAAAGCTTTATGAAAAAGCAATTACAAATGGTATTGAAGGTCCAGATGCTTATTTCATGCTAGGAAAAAGCTTTCAGAAGATTGATCAAACGAAGCTTGCACTTCCATATCTTCAAAGAGCTTACGAATTAGACGAGACACAAGATATTCAGATTAAATTAACGTATGGTATCGCTCTGGCAAGCCTTGAAATGTTCGATGTGGCAGAACCAATTTTTAAGGAAATATTAGAGCTAGACCCAGAAAACGCGGATGCCCATTACAACATGGGAGTTTTATATGCAGTGTCTACATCTGACACAGAAAGCGCTCTTAAACATTTAAAAGCAGCTTTTACAATACAACCAAACTATGATCAAGCTAGATATGTATACGATATGATTTCACTACGCAATTAG
- a CDS encoding cysteine desulfurase family protein: MNRIYLDHAATTPMAEQVVHTLVEEMNNVYGNASSIHQTGRIARKKLDDARRILAQSIGAQEIEITITSGGTEADNYALFGTAYARKAIGKHIITTQIEHHAILHACQQLEKEGFEITYLPVDETGLISIDDLKNALRQDTILVSIMFANNEVGTIQPIKEIGNLLKDHQAYFHTDAVQAYGSVSIDVKETYIDLLSVSSHKINGPKGIGFLYQNKDIYLKPLLYGGQQERKKRAGTENVPAIVAFAKAVEIKQQNIEKSNEHYRTLRDTFVEQLQTNGVEFKINGSLENLLPHVVNVSIPKTDVETFLVQLDLAGIDASSGSACTAGSIDPSHVLVAMYGEKTPELRNSVRFSFGLNNTKEEAIEAANKISKIILG; this comes from the coding sequence ATGAATAGAATATATTTAGATCATGCTGCAACAACACCTATGGCAGAGCAAGTTGTTCATACTTTAGTAGAAGAGATGAATAATGTTTATGGCAATGCATCAAGTATCCATCAAACAGGAAGAATTGCTCGAAAAAAATTAGATGATGCTCGTAGAATATTAGCTCAATCAATTGGAGCACAAGAAATTGAAATAACTATAACAAGTGGTGGGACAGAAGCAGACAACTACGCATTATTTGGTACTGCCTATGCCCGTAAAGCTATAGGTAAACATATTATTACGACACAGATTGAGCATCATGCAATCTTGCATGCATGTCAGCAGCTTGAAAAAGAAGGCTTTGAAATAACATACTTACCGGTTGATGAAACAGGCTTAATCAGTATAGATGACTTGAAAAACGCTTTAAGACAAGATACTATTTTAGTTTCCATTATGTTTGCCAATAACGAGGTAGGAACGATTCAACCTATAAAAGAAATTGGCAACCTATTAAAGGATCATCAAGCATATTTCCACACAGATGCAGTACAAGCATACGGAAGTGTTTCAATTGATGTAAAAGAGACCTATATCGATTTGCTGAGTGTCTCCAGCCATAAAATTAACGGACCAAAAGGGATTGGTTTTCTATATCAAAATAAGGATATTTACCTTAAACCATTATTGTATGGGGGTCAACAGGAGCGCAAAAAACGTGCAGGTACAGAAAATGTTCCGGCAATTGTTGCCTTTGCAAAAGCAGTGGAAATTAAGCAGCAAAACATTGAAAAAAGCAACGAGCATTATCGAACGTTAAGAGATACATTTGTTGAGCAATTACAAACAAATGGAGTAGAGTTTAAAATAAATGGCTCACTAGAAAATTTACTACCTCATGTAGTAAATGTAAGTATCCCCAAAACAGATGTGGAGACTTTTCTCGTACAGTTAGATTTAGCTGGGATTGATGCGTCAAGTGGTTCTGCTTGTACCGCTGGCTCCATTGACCCTTCGCACGTCCTAGTAGCGATGTATGGTGAAAAAACACCTGAACTGAGAAATTCAGTGCGATTCAGTTTTGGATTAAACAATACAAAAGAAGAAGCAATAGAAGCGGCCAATAAAATAAGTAAAATTATTCTTGGATAA
- a CDS encoding YqhV family protein — protein sequence MIGVIEKALLFIILLRLASGSIEITAAMFMLKFNDLEKAFYINSMLALVGPCILIVTTGIGLMGLADKISMTRIVCLFAGILLILFSVNSK from the coding sequence ATGATTGGAGTTATTGAAAAGGCATTACTCTTTATAATTTTATTAAGACTTGCATCTGGTAGCATAGAAATTACTGCAGCCATGTTTATGCTAAAGTTTAATGACTTAGAAAAAGCATTCTATATTAATTCAATGCTTGCACTAGTAGGGCCTTGCATTTTGATCGTTACGACAGGTATAGGTTTAATGGGATTAGCGGATAAAATATCTATGACTCGAATCGTATGCCTATTCGCAGGTATTTTATTAATACTCTTTAGTGTAAATTCAAAATGA
- a CDS encoding LysE family transporter, which produces MNSLTTYFILGISLAAPIGPVKATLLNTGIKNGFFHAWFFGLGAIATDILYMLMVYFGVGQFIDNPMMKTFLWSFGFFVLMYTGIENLLTVNNISMDAKYRKVVRLRHSFLSGLLMALLNPLTILFWLGIYGSILVGGASGSLSGIEVILYSITILLGITLVDLTMATISSGSRKLLSTPLLKTVSIISSISMIGFGIYFGIQAYYSLF; this is translated from the coding sequence GTGAATTCACTAACCACTTATTTTATATTAGGTATATCGTTGGCTGCACCAATCGGCCCTGTAAAGGCAACCTTGCTGAACACTGGCATAAAAAATGGGTTTTTTCATGCTTGGTTTTTTGGTTTAGGAGCAATTGCAACTGACATTCTCTACATGTTAATGGTGTACTTTGGTGTCGGACAATTTATTGACAATCCAATGATGAAAACGTTTCTTTGGTCTTTTGGATTTTTTGTCCTCATGTACACAGGGATTGAAAACTTGTTAACGGTAAATAATATTTCTATGGATGCAAAATATCGAAAGGTCGTAAGGTTAAGACATTCCTTTCTATCTGGGTTACTTATGGCTCTATTGAATCCTTTGACTATTTTATTTTGGCTTGGAATTTATGGTTCCATACTTGTTGGAGGAGCAAGTGGATCTTTATCAGGGATTGAGGTTATTTTGTATAGTATTACTATCTTATTAGGAATTACACTTGTCGATCTGACGATGGCTACTATTTCTAGTGGGTCTAGAAAATTACTATCTACGCCTCTTTTAAAAACTGTATCCATCATCTCTTCTATTTCCATGATAGGTTTTGGTATATACTTCGGAATTCAGGCTTACTATTCTTTATTTTAA